One genomic segment of Streptomyces sp. NBC_00239 includes these proteins:
- a CDS encoding MFS transporter yields MSAQAPPRGGRALIDGYADAYRGLRPEVWLLALVMFVNRAGTMVVPFLSLYLTRELGMGAGTVGAVLAAYGAGAVAGSFAGGWALRRADAFRVQAGSLAGTALGFLVLSALREPAAVVVWVAVLGALTESFRPANAAALSACAPPEVRRRAFALNRLAVNLGMTAGPALGGLLAGVGYAWLFAVDGLTCVVAAVGVVLVFDPRRRGRTGEEAPGAGDPSGEASGTPAEDGDGGRWWRDAGYLAFLGCLGLTLLIFMQVSSAYPLYLLDHHGIDEASFGLLLGGSSVILVVFEVWITHRTEAVDARRILAAGALLVGVGFGLTPLAGGPLALAPLVVAWTVGEILIMPTSMAAAASLAAPHGAGHMSAYFATFSVAFILAPVVGLGLYGAAPAFVWWLSLALAPVIAAGFLANPRLRPSSHGPGG; encoded by the coding sequence ATGAGTGCGCAGGCCCCGCCACGGGGCGGGCGGGCACTGATCGACGGCTATGCGGACGCCTACCGGGGGCTGCGCCCCGAGGTGTGGCTGCTGGCCCTGGTGATGTTCGTGAACCGGGCCGGCACCATGGTGGTCCCCTTCCTGTCCCTGTACCTGACCCGCGAGCTGGGGATGGGCGCGGGGACGGTCGGCGCGGTCCTCGCGGCCTACGGGGCGGGCGCCGTCGCGGGAAGCTTCGCGGGCGGCTGGGCCCTGCGGCGGGCCGACGCCTTCCGGGTCCAGGCGGGCTCCCTGGCCGGCACGGCGCTCGGCTTCCTCGTCCTGTCCGCCCTGCGCGAGCCGGCCGCCGTCGTGGTGTGGGTGGCCGTCCTCGGGGCGCTGACGGAGAGCTTCCGCCCGGCCAATGCCGCCGCGCTGAGCGCCTGCGCGCCGCCGGAGGTGCGGCGCCGTGCGTTCGCCCTGAACCGCCTGGCGGTCAACCTCGGGATGACCGCCGGACCGGCTCTCGGCGGGCTGCTCGCCGGCGTCGGATACGCCTGGCTGTTCGCCGTCGACGGCCTCACGTGCGTCGTCGCCGCGGTCGGTGTGGTGCTGGTGTTCGACCCGCGGCGTCGGGGGCGTACGGGCGAGGAGGCGCCGGGGGCCGGGGATCCCTCCGGGGAGGCGTCCGGGACGCCGGCTGAGGACGGGGACGGCGGGCGGTGGTGGCGGGACGCGGGCTACCTCGCCTTCCTCGGCTGCCTCGGCCTCACCCTCCTGATCTTCATGCAGGTCTCCAGCGCCTACCCGCTGTACCTGCTCGACCACCACGGGATCGACGAGGCCTCCTTCGGCCTGCTGCTGGGCGGCAGCTCGGTGATCCTCGTCGTCTTCGAGGTGTGGATCACCCACCGGACCGAGGCCGTGGACGCGCGCCGGATCCTCGCCGCGGGCGCGCTGCTCGTGGGCGTCGGCTTCGGCCTCACCCCGCTGGCCGGCGGCCCGCTCGCCCTGGCGCCCCTGGTCGTCGCCTGGACCGTGGGAGAGATCCTGATCATGCCGACGTCGATGGCCGCCGCCGCGTCCCTGGCAGCACCGCACGGCGCGGGCCACATGTCCGCCTACTTCGCCACCTTCTCGGTGGCCTTCATCCTCGCCCCGGTGGTGGGGCTCGGCCTGTACGGGGCCGCGCCGGCGTTCGTCTGGTGGCTGTCACTGGCGCTGGCGCCCGTCATCGCGGCCGGATTCCTGGCCAACCCACGTCTACGCCCCTCTTCGCACGGCCCAGGAGGCTGA
- a CDS encoding dihydrofolate reductase family protein: MKQLLRVQNFGVSSDGFGAGDGQSLERPFGHADPGDLLSWALATASWPGRTDAGGSRGLDDYFVRDFARNIGAEIMGRNKFGPQRGPWQDLDWRGWWGDEPPFHTPVFVMTHHPRPSFTLSDTTFHFVDGDPAAVLEQAREAADGKDVRLGGGAATVREFLDADLVDTLHVSVSKVRLGSGARLWESPDELRDRFHLDVVPSSSGVTHHLFWRK; the protein is encoded by the coding sequence GTGAAGCAACTGTTGAGGGTCCAGAACTTCGGTGTCTCGAGTGACGGATTCGGGGCCGGGGACGGGCAGAGCCTGGAGCGACCGTTCGGTCATGCCGACCCCGGGGACCTGCTCTCCTGGGCCCTGGCCACGGCGAGCTGGCCCGGCCGTACGGACGCGGGCGGGAGCCGGGGGCTCGACGACTACTTCGTCCGGGACTTCGCGCGGAACATCGGCGCCGAGATCATGGGCCGCAACAAGTTCGGGCCCCAGCGCGGGCCGTGGCAGGACCTCGACTGGCGCGGCTGGTGGGGCGACGAGCCCCCGTTCCACACCCCGGTGTTCGTCATGACCCACCACCCGCGCCCGTCGTTCACGCTCTCCGACACCACGTTCCACTTCGTCGACGGCGACCCGGCCGCCGTCCTGGAGCAGGCGCGGGAAGCCGCGGACGGCAAGGACGTACGGCTCGGCGGCGGGGCCGCCACCGTCCGGGAGTTCCTCGACGCCGACCTCGTCGACACCCTGCACGTGTCGGTCTCGAAGGTGCGCCTCGGATCCGGCGCACGGCTCTGGGAGTCACCCGACGAGCTGCGCGACCGGTTCCACCTGGACGTCGTGCCCAGTTCGAGCGGGGTGACGCACCACCTGTTCTGGCGGAAGTGA
- a CDS encoding GNAT family N-acetyltransferase, producing MSSTASSFPERIELSGEGLVLRDWTEADLAAMPELFDHPDIAYWTPIVTPFDETAARTRLDRARQLRADGTAILLAITLDGGAPLGEVMLRRAPEGTELGYAVGPAHRGQALAARAVRVMAGYAFEELGADQVILELEAENAASVTVAAKAGFQLLDVPLITGQEKGRPYSLQTWGLSRP from the coding sequence ATGAGCAGCACAGCGTCGTCGTTTCCCGAGCGGATCGAGCTCTCGGGAGAAGGGCTCGTCCTGCGCGACTGGACGGAAGCGGACCTGGCCGCGATGCCGGAACTCTTCGACCACCCGGACATCGCGTACTGGACGCCGATCGTCACCCCCTTCGACGAGACGGCCGCCCGCACGCGCCTGGACCGGGCCCGGCAGCTACGGGCGGACGGCACGGCGATCCTCCTCGCCATCACCCTCGACGGCGGCGCGCCGCTCGGCGAGGTGATGCTGCGCCGCGCCCCCGAGGGGACCGAGCTCGGCTACGCGGTCGGTCCGGCACACCGCGGGCAGGCCCTGGCGGCGCGGGCGGTGCGGGTCATGGCCGGCTACGCCTTCGAAGAGCTCGGCGCGGACCAGGTGATCCTCGAACTGGAGGCCGAGAACGCCGCCAGCGTCACCGTGGCCGCCAAGGCGGGCTTCCAGCTGCTCGACGTGCCGCTGATCACCGGTCAGGAGAAGGGCCGGCCCTACAGCCTGCAGACGTGGGGCCTCTCCCGCCCCTGA
- a CDS encoding transglycosylase SLT domain-containing protein, with translation MSHAVIRRIAASKKALAGTVVALGAAGSLLAAVPAQAAPMDAKAIAHRMIPDAAQFQAFSNIVSHESGWNHTATNSASGAYGLVQALPASKMASAGSDWKTNPATQIKWGLDYMNDRYGSPVGAWNFWQQNHWY, from the coding sequence GTGTCCCACGCCGTCATCCGCCGTATCGCCGCTTCCAAGAAGGCCCTCGCGGGCACCGTCGTCGCTCTCGGCGCCGCCGGTTCCCTGCTTGCCGCCGTTCCGGCGCAGGCGGCTCCCATGGACGCCAAGGCGATCGCGCACCGGATGATCCCGGACGCGGCCCAGTTCCAGGCCTTCAGCAACATCGTGTCCCACGAGAGCGGCTGGAACCACACCGCCACCAACTCCGCCTCCGGCGCGTACGGCCTGGTCCAGGCCCTCCCGGCCTCCAAGATGGCCTCCGCCGGCTCGGACTGGAAGACCAACCCCGCCACCCAGATCAAGTGGGGCCTGGACTACATGAACGACCGCTACGGCAGCCCCGTCGGCGCCTGGAACTTCTGGCAGCAGAACCACTGGTACTAA
- a CDS encoding cupin domain-containing protein, whose translation MTVVPRQDIPSIGEVLVDGRTIDLGEQRDFRRNDTLARFLPEDSRLSLSWTHLPAGRTLEPHVHPTASMILVTQGSGRVVGQTEAEIGEGDAVLVPAGCSHGFEGGGEKGLFALSVQFEGAGLYEDPADARVRIADRATSLDELMAYNERRLAAHVDIPFFRLLRDGALYDEAARGVFLDLLQSWSATFQRLMFLRQGLCSREPFEGVYRQHLAEEYGHDGLLTPAVTGKRRRDPVVEATGTWFLNRIISFDELEKTALVHLVLETSADAFHTEAAKLFADDELLAPYFGIHSDHDEGHAELGVELVSGQHPRTYLRLHEVLEESWDMLEAMLDRMATLVLAERG comes from the coding sequence GTGACCGTCGTCCCCCGGCAGGACATCCCCTCGATCGGCGAAGTGCTCGTCGACGGCCGCACGATCGATCTCGGGGAGCAGCGGGACTTCCGCCGCAACGACACCCTGGCGCGCTTCCTCCCGGAGGACTCCCGGCTGTCGCTGTCGTGGACGCACCTGCCCGCGGGCCGCACCCTCGAGCCGCACGTCCACCCGACCGCCTCCATGATCCTCGTGACCCAGGGCTCGGGCCGCGTGGTGGGCCAGACCGAAGCCGAGATCGGCGAGGGCGACGCGGTCCTGGTCCCCGCCGGCTGCTCGCACGGCTTCGAAGGCGGCGGCGAGAAGGGCCTGTTCGCGCTGTCGGTGCAGTTCGAGGGCGCCGGGCTGTACGAGGACCCGGCCGACGCCCGGGTCCGCATCGCCGACCGGGCGACCTCCCTCGACGAGCTGATGGCCTACAACGAGCGCCGTCTCGCCGCGCACGTGGACATCCCGTTCTTCCGGCTGCTGCGGGACGGAGCCCTGTACGACGAGGCCGCCCGCGGGGTCTTCCTGGACCTGCTCCAGTCCTGGTCGGCCACCTTCCAGCGGCTGATGTTCCTGCGGCAGGGCCTGTGTTCGCGGGAGCCGTTCGAGGGCGTCTACCGGCAGCACCTCGCCGAGGAGTACGGGCACGACGGCCTGCTGACGCCCGCCGTCACCGGCAAGCGGCGCCGCGACCCGGTGGTCGAGGCGACCGGCACCTGGTTCCTCAACCGGATCATCTCGTTCGACGAGCTGGAGAAGACCGCCCTGGTCCACCTGGTCCTGGAGACCAGCGCGGACGCCTTCCACACGGAGGCGGCCAAGCTGTTCGCCGACGACGAGCTGCTGGCGCCGTACTTCGGCATCCACAGCGACCACGACGAGGGCCACGCGGAACTCGGAGTGGAGCTGGTGTCCGGCCAGCACCCCCGCACGTACCTGCGGCTGCACGAGGTGCTGGAGGAGAGCTGGGACATGCTGGAAGCGATGCTCGACCGGATGGCGACGCTGGTCCTCGCCGAGCGGGGCTGA
- a CDS encoding ATP-grasp domain-containing protein, which yields MTHVALIGGPRPMHAAVLARARVTLVERRSRADTADLRAGHARLLVVDDEERPETVAALVAAVHAADPVEAVVCLHDEEQLVASVVAAHLGLPFLDAQPVLLSRDKARMRERLRECGVEDIASAPVTGLDALRGFGARVGYPVIVKPLEGQGSLHVTEIVSEEAAVAHWPALSEPGLPLVAEERLRGPEISVECVSEAGRHRLVAITGKTIDPASFVELGHVVPAPLGPAFAPHVFAHVQRVLDALGITDGPSHTEVILTERGPRTVETHTRVGGDGIARLVELATDLPFVDLVVRQALGERVLDEIKPFEDAPRAAALRFAFAPATGRVTRISGIDEARAVEGVVDVTVRAAVGERVERRRHHAWRPVAVTALGADSDEAVRRAEAALDRVHIEVEPEPRLGPAAG from the coding sequence ATGACGCACGTCGCCCTGATCGGTGGCCCCCGCCCCATGCACGCCGCGGTCCTCGCCCGGGCCCGGGTCACCCTCGTCGAGCGCCGCTCCCGCGCGGACACCGCCGACCTGCGGGCCGGGCACGCCCGGCTGCTGGTCGTGGACGACGAGGAGCGGCCGGAGACCGTCGCGGCCCTGGTCGCCGCGGTGCACGCGGCGGACCCCGTCGAAGCCGTGGTCTGCCTGCACGACGAGGAGCAGCTCGTCGCGTCCGTGGTCGCGGCGCACCTGGGGCTGCCGTTCCTCGACGCACAGCCCGTGCTGTTGTCCCGCGACAAGGCGCGGATGCGCGAGCGGCTGCGCGAGTGCGGAGTGGAGGACATCGCGTCGGCCCCTGTGACCGGCCTCGACGCGCTGCGCGGCTTCGGCGCACGGGTGGGGTACCCGGTCATCGTCAAGCCGCTCGAAGGCCAGGGCAGCCTGCACGTCACCGAGATCGTCTCGGAGGAGGCGGCCGTCGCCCACTGGCCTGCGTTGAGCGAGCCCGGCCTGCCGCTGGTGGCCGAGGAGCGGCTGCGCGGACCCGAGATCAGCGTCGAGTGCGTGTCCGAGGCGGGACGGCACCGGTTGGTCGCGATCACGGGCAAGACCATCGATCCGGCGAGCTTCGTGGAACTGGGGCACGTGGTCCCCGCTCCCCTCGGCCCGGCCTTCGCACCGCACGTGTTCGCGCACGTGCAGCGCGTGCTCGACGCGCTCGGGATCACCGACGGCCCGTCGCACACCGAGGTCATCCTCACCGAGCGCGGGCCGCGCACGGTCGAGACGCACACCCGGGTCGGCGGCGACGGCATCGCCCGCCTCGTCGAGCTGGCCACCGATCTGCCGTTCGTCGACCTCGTCGTACGGCAGGCCCTCGGCGAGCGGGTCCTGGACGAGATCAAGCCCTTCGAGGACGCGCCGAGGGCTGCCGCGCTGCGCTTCGCCTTCGCCCCCGCGACGGGCCGCGTGACGCGGATCTCGGGGATCGATGAGGCGCGCGCGGTGGAAGGCGTGGTCGACGTGACGGTCCGTGCCGCGGTCGGCGAGCGGGTCGAGCGGCGGCGGCACCACGCCTGGCGGCCGGTCGCCGTCACCGCGCTCGGCGCCGACTCCGACGAGGCCGTCCGCCGCGCGGAGGCGGCCCTGGACCGCGTACACATCGAGGTCGAGCCCGAGCCGCGGCTTGGGCCGGCGGCCGGGTGA
- a CDS encoding NAD-dependent protein deacetylase → MRMRPTLSWTPTEEPGPGSTDPGPVADALSAGGVLVLSGAGMSTESGIPDYRGAGGSLRRHTPMTYQEFTAGAQARRRYWARSHLGWRTFVRALPNAGHRAVAAFERHGVLSGVITQNVDGLHQAAGSADVVELHGGLDRVVCLSCGALSARRALARRLEEANPGFAPVAAAMNPDGDADLTDEQVGDFTVMPCSECGGILKPDVVFFGENVPPRRVEHCRELVAGATSLLVLGSSLTVMSGLRFVRQAAQAGKPVLIVNQDPTRGDRHATTRVALPLGATLTALADRLDVPVDGRPAPSSRRTTST, encoded by the coding sequence ATGCGCATGAGACCGACTCTGAGCTGGACACCCACCGAGGAGCCCGGGCCCGGCAGCACGGATCCGGGGCCGGTCGCCGACGCGCTGAGCGCCGGAGGCGTGCTCGTGCTCAGCGGGGCGGGCATGTCCACGGAGTCGGGCATCCCCGACTACCGGGGCGCCGGCGGGAGCCTCAGGCGGCACACGCCGATGACCTACCAGGAATTCACCGCCGGTGCCCAGGCCCGGCGCCGGTACTGGGCGCGCAGTCATCTCGGCTGGCGCACGTTCGTCCGCGCCCTGCCCAACGCGGGACACCGGGCGGTGGCGGCGTTCGAACGGCACGGCGTGCTGTCGGGGGTGATCACCCAGAACGTCGACGGCCTGCACCAGGCCGCCGGCAGCGCGGACGTCGTGGAACTCCACGGCGGCCTGGACCGGGTGGTCTGCCTTTCCTGCGGCGCCCTCAGCGCGCGCCGCGCGCTCGCCCGGCGGCTGGAGGAGGCCAACCCGGGCTTCGCGCCGGTGGCCGCCGCGATGAACCCGGACGGTGACGCCGACCTCACCGACGAACAGGTCGGGGACTTCACCGTGATGCCCTGCTCGGAGTGCGGCGGCATCCTCAAACCCGACGTGGTGTTCTTCGGCGAGAACGTCCCGCCGCGGCGGGTCGAGCACTGCCGCGAACTGGTCGCGGGGGCCACCTCGCTGCTGGTCCTGGGCTCCTCGCTGACGGTGATGTCCGGACTGCGGTTCGTCCGCCAGGCGGCCCAGGCCGGGAAGCCCGTATTGATCGTCAACCAGGACCCGACCAGGGGCGACCGGCACGCCACCACCCGGGTCGCGCTCCCCCTGGGAGCGACCCTCACCGCCCTCGCCGACCGGCTGGACGTCCCCGTCGACGGCCGGCCGGCACCCTCTTCGAGGCGAACGACCTCCACCTGA
- a CDS encoding methyltransferase translates to MQQQPISADQWNRLCTLMNGWVFTQTLATACEVGLFDALDKYPGSTGEVLAKELSLDAHGTRVLLLACSALDVVERDGDGYRNSELAARFLVTDAPQSMASFAVYNQKIQQQGSTHFTAAVREGRAAGLDEFPGSGDTLYARLAERPALESLFQEAMGAYTRLSPRMLDVPQLDEVGTLVDVGGGDATNALRLCGRHPGLSVSLVDLPSVCGIAEERIAAAGMEQRIDCHPADMFEDPWPKGDAILMSHLVEIFDEERIMRLYDKAFAQLPPGGKLFIWTLTCDDDEAGGLQAAKSSIYFLTVASGQGMAYPARQHEHWLREAGFAEVERSDVRHLDHTLLVATRKAP, encoded by the coding sequence ATGCAGCAGCAGCCCATCTCGGCAGACCAGTGGAACCGCCTCTGCACCCTCATGAACGGCTGGGTCTTCACCCAGACCCTGGCGACGGCGTGCGAGGTCGGCCTGTTCGACGCACTGGACAAGTACCCGGGGAGCACCGGCGAAGTGCTCGCCAAGGAGCTGTCCCTCGACGCGCACGGCACCCGCGTGCTGCTGCTGGCCTGCTCGGCGCTGGACGTCGTGGAACGCGACGGCGACGGGTACCGCAACAGCGAGCTGGCGGCCCGGTTCCTGGTGACCGACGCCCCGCAGTCGATGGCCTCCTTCGCCGTCTACAACCAGAAGATCCAGCAGCAGGGGTCGACCCACTTCACCGCGGCGGTCCGCGAGGGCCGCGCCGCCGGCCTCGACGAGTTCCCGGGCTCCGGCGACACCCTGTACGCGCGGCTGGCCGAGCGCCCCGCGCTGGAGTCGCTGTTCCAGGAGGCCATGGGGGCGTACACCCGGCTGTCGCCGCGCATGCTCGACGTCCCCCAGCTCGACGAGGTGGGCACCCTCGTCGACGTCGGCGGCGGCGACGCCACCAACGCGCTGCGGCTGTGCGGGCGCCACCCCGGCCTGTCGGTGTCCCTGGTCGACCTGCCGTCGGTCTGCGGGATCGCCGAGGAGCGGATCGCGGCGGCCGGGATGGAGCAGCGCATCGACTGCCACCCGGCGGACATGTTCGAGGACCCCTGGCCGAAGGGTGACGCCATCCTCATGTCGCACCTCGTGGAGATCTTCGACGAGGAGCGCATCATGCGGCTCTACGACAAGGCCTTCGCGCAGCTGCCGCCCGGCGGCAAGCTCTTCATCTGGACCCTGACCTGCGACGACGACGAGGCCGGCGGGCTGCAGGCGGCCAAGTCGTCCATCTACTTCCTCACCGTCGCCTCGGGTCAGGGGATGGCCTACCCGGCCCGGCAGCACGAGCACTGGCTGCGCGAGGCCGGCTTCGCCGAGGTCGAGCGCTCGGACGTGCGCCACCTCGACCACACGCTGCTCGTCGCGACCAGGAAGGCACCATGA
- a CDS encoding FAD-dependent oxidoreductase yields MHSHGTPPDEVEQNGTARPDIPPLPGPGPSPGSGPGPSPGPGPGPGRAAVVGAGISGIAVALLLARDGYRVDVIERRTEGETTDTLGSGQRTINFTLSGRGLRVLERLGVADDVLAGAVTLQGRMAHIGGRPVLQRYGTADATLYAIKRGDLLRVLVKAAYQESGIRLHFGHRLTGIEAGRVLLAREGDTDTALDCDFVVGADGVHSRTREHVLRGPFVDFERAHFPCGYAELTVSAEDARTLGLAPDILHCWPAKDAALVAIPNDDGSFCCCFVHQRDGQTDPRRDFERWFPALYRSAASLRESLRDAPYSGLLSTKVSRWHSGGDVVLVGDACHAVFPFYGQGMNAALEDAVALSEALRGHGDRAEAFAAFEDRRRADTEALSELSSHHFDYLREGVGSARLHSRQTIDRWLAGRAPGRWHYEYELVAHSERRYSEAHRIIRRQARIRRATGLIAAESVLAGILRGRALLTDRALPTRRALPAHLALPTQQKG; encoded by the coding sequence ATGCACAGCCACGGCACGCCGCCCGACGAGGTGGAACAGAACGGCACCGCTCGACCGGACATCCCACCACTCCCCGGCCCCGGGCCCAGCCCGGGATCCGGCCCGGGGCCCAGCCCAGGACCAGGCCCCGGACCCGGGCGCGCCGCAGTCGTCGGCGCCGGGATCAGCGGCATCGCGGTCGCGCTGCTGCTCGCCCGCGACGGCTACCGGGTCGACGTCATCGAGAGGCGCACCGAGGGCGAGACGACCGACACCCTCGGCAGCGGCCAGCGGACCATCAACTTCACCCTGTCGGGCCGCGGCCTGCGGGTGCTGGAGCGGCTCGGCGTGGCCGACGACGTCCTCGCCGGCGCCGTCACGCTCCAGGGCCGGATGGCCCACATCGGCGGCCGCCCGGTGCTCCAGCGCTACGGCACCGCGGACGCCACCCTGTACGCGATCAAGCGCGGCGACCTGCTCCGGGTGCTGGTGAAGGCCGCGTACCAGGAGTCCGGTATCCGGCTGCACTTCGGCCACCGGCTCACCGGCATCGAGGCCGGCCGGGTCCTGCTCGCCCGCGAGGGGGACACCGACACCGCGCTCGACTGCGACTTCGTCGTCGGCGCCGACGGCGTGCACTCCAGGACCCGCGAGCACGTCCTGCGCGGCCCGTTCGTCGATTTCGAGCGCGCCCACTTCCCGTGCGGCTACGCGGAACTCACCGTGAGCGCCGAGGACGCCCGCACGCTGGGCCTGGCCCCGGACATCCTCCACTGCTGGCCGGCGAAGGACGCCGCGCTCGTGGCGATCCCCAACGACGACGGCTCGTTCTGCTGCTGCTTCGTCCACCAGCGCGACGGTCAGACCGATCCGCGCCGCGACTTCGAGCGGTGGTTCCCGGCGCTGTACCGCAGCGCGGCCAGCCTGCGCGAGTCCCTTCGGGACGCGCCGTACTCGGGCCTCCTGAGCACGAAGGTGTCCCGCTGGCACAGCGGCGGGGACGTCGTACTCGTCGGCGACGCGTGCCACGCCGTGTTCCCGTTCTACGGGCAGGGCATGAACGCCGCCCTGGAGGACGCCGTCGCGCTGTCCGAGGCGCTGCGCGGCCACGGCGACCGCGCCGAGGCCTTCGCGGCCTTCGAGGACCGGCGGCGCGCCGACACCGAGGCGCTCTCCGAGCTGTCCTCCCACCACTTCGACTACCTCCGCGAGGGCGTCGGCTCCGCCCGGCTGCACAGCCGCCAGACGATCGACCGGTGGCTGGCCGGCCGGGCCCCGGGCCGGTGGCACTACGAGTACGAGCTCGTCGCGCACAGCGAGCGCCGCTACAGCGAGGCCCACCGCATCATCCGGCGCCAGGCCCGGATCAGACGCGCCACCGGCCTGATCGCCGCCGAGTCCGTGCTCGCGGGCATCCTCCGCGGCCGGGCACTCCTCACCGACCGGGCCCTCCCGACCCGTCGAGCACTTCCGGCCCACCTGGCACTTCCGACCCAGCAGAAAGGCTGA
- a CDS encoding aminotransferase class I/II-fold pyridoxal phosphate-dependent enzyme: protein MRRASDIDALEQVLCAALGSGAPVCSLARLDHLSGAFAALDPEVVERPTLIGGGALYNPTSPAPGHDVLDALVRRAHALGAEQIVVPHVRRVDDTRALRAAGFVPVPAGDESVVRLTGDVDEALRTRIGARRLRDLRRRHHALGREVSWERIPLTGLGDKPWAREAFLELHRDHAERHGGSYNPYDAEALDALAAGPLAGRAELLVRRHMDVTVQAGLLMRSHNGRGVYYLTQAIRHGHPAALRNVYVATFYGLYLDARRDGLDWVHLGRGGADAKRRLGADLVYPLDHWVRAPGLVLPGAEGDEEPRLSVFATPPVAAAPVPGPVRGRHRPRFDTVDLSSNTNALLGAEGQYPDLDTADLATAYLDALSKLPGDGGAGELTADHVLFTSGAVDGVALLLMALTAPGHRVCVTPPTFEAYDHWARLLRLPVVEAPLRGDDLSELDTERILAADARVTFLCDPSNPVGTRLDREQVLEVVGESRGLVVVDEAYVEFSEGPSYADLLARYDNLVVLRTLSKAWGLAGARCGVVLAAPGIIEALRRVQVPFGFTAPAQNAVRARLTSPRQVLAALPRIRAERARMAAALAEHPLVDRVFPSETNFLLVRLYKHDHVLDLLRDAGILVADTSHVVADTCRITIGTRHANNTLLEALSLPSL from the coding sequence GTGCGCAGAGCCTCCGACATCGACGCCCTGGAGCAGGTGCTGTGCGCGGCGCTCGGCTCCGGCGCCCCCGTGTGCTCCCTGGCCCGGCTCGACCACCTCTCCGGGGCGTTCGCCGCCCTGGACCCCGAGGTGGTCGAGCGCCCGACCCTGATCGGCGGCGGGGCCCTGTACAACCCGACGAGCCCCGCCCCGGGGCACGACGTGCTCGACGCGCTGGTCCGCCGCGCGCACGCGCTCGGCGCCGAGCAGATCGTCGTACCGCACGTGCGCCGCGTCGACGACACGCGTGCGCTGCGGGCGGCCGGATTCGTCCCCGTACCCGCCGGCGACGAGTCCGTCGTCCGGCTGACCGGGGACGTGGACGAGGCGCTGCGCACCCGTATCGGCGCCCGCCGGCTGCGTGACCTGCGCCGCCGCCACCACGCGCTCGGCCGCGAGGTCAGCTGGGAGCGCATCCCCCTGACCGGACTCGGCGACAAGCCCTGGGCGCGCGAGGCGTTCCTGGAACTGCACCGGGACCACGCCGAGCGCCACGGCGGCAGCTACAACCCGTACGACGCCGAGGCCCTGGACGCGCTGGCCGCCGGCCCGCTCGCCGGGCGCGCCGAGCTGCTCGTGCGCCGCCACATGGACGTCACCGTGCAGGCCGGGCTGCTGATGAGGTCCCACAACGGCCGGGGCGTCTACTACCTCACGCAGGCGATCCGCCACGGCCACCCGGCCGCGCTGCGCAACGTGTACGTGGCGACTTTCTACGGGCTCTACCTCGACGCCCGGCGCGACGGCCTGGACTGGGTACACCTGGGCCGGGGCGGCGCCGACGCCAAGCGCCGGCTGGGCGCCGACCTGGTGTACCCCCTCGACCACTGGGTCCGCGCCCCCGGCCTCGTACTCCCCGGGGCCGAAGGGGACGAGGAGCCGCGGCTGTCGGTCTTCGCGACGCCGCCGGTCGCCGCGGCTCCCGTACCCGGGCCGGTCCGGGGCCGCCACCGGCCCCGGTTCGACACGGTGGACCTGTCCAGCAACACCAACGCGCTGCTGGGCGCCGAGGGCCAGTACCCCGACCTCGACACGGCCGACCTCGCCACGGCCTACCTGGACGCGCTCTCGAAGCTGCCGGGCGACGGCGGCGCGGGCGAACTGACCGCGGACCACGTCCTGTTCACCAGCGGCGCGGTCGACGGCGTGGCGCTGCTCCTGATGGCACTGACCGCGCCCGGCCACCGCGTGTGCGTCACACCGCCCACCTTCGAGGCGTACGACCACTGGGCGCGCCTGCTGCGCCTGCCGGTCGTCGAGGCGCCGCTGCGCGGCGACGACCTGTCGGAACTCGACACCGAGCGGATCCTGGCGGCCGACGCACGGGTGACCTTCCTGTGCGATCCGAGCAATCCCGTGGGCACCAGGCTGGACCGCGAACAGGTCCTGGAGGTCGTCGGCGAAAGCCGCGGCCTGGTCGTGGTCGACGAGGCGTACGTCGAGTTCAGCGAGGGCCCCTCGTACGCCGACCTGCTCGCGCGGTACGACAACCTGGTGGTGCTCCGTACGCTCTCGAAGGCGTGGGGCCTCGCCGGGGCGCGCTGCGGGGTGGTGCTGGCCGCTCCCGGCATCATCGAGGCCCTGCGGCGGGTGCAGGTGCCCTTCGGGTTCACCGCCCCGGCCCAGAACGCCGTACGCGCCCGGCTGACCAGCCCCCGGCAGGTGCTGGCCGCACTCCCCCGGATCCGCGCCGAGCGCGCCCGGATGGCCGCGGCGCTGGCCGAACACCCCCTGGTGGACCGGGTGTTCCCGTCGGAGACGAACTTCCTCCTGGTGCGCCTGTACAAGCACGACCACGTCCTGGACCTGCTCCGCGACGCGGGGATCCTCGTCGCCGACACCTCGCACGTCGTCGCGGACACGTGCCGGATCACGATCGGCACCCGCCACGCGAACAACACCCTGCTCGAAGCCCTGTCCCTCCCTTCCCTGTGA